A part of Helicobacter himalayensis genomic DNA contains:
- a CDS encoding glucosyltransferase domain-containing protein: MNILSRSFREFKVASWAFFHTQGFWKYFLVAFSLYGLGILSLIRADVYYIDDLNRAIIGYKEWENFSRYISWFLSTFMHMDSVLSDVSPLTQLVAIAFLSFASLILVWSVREVIWKNEDSNWESSEIPYKKRLTTLGIIASIPLGLSPYFLEELSFKYDSPYMALSVLFSVIPFVFIHHIRAYIPVSILCLLGMCMTYQASSGIEVILVLFFAFLMFNQTNAGVKKAFAFIGVSALNYIIALGIFKFFIMHENSHDQASTAMLKGSDLLSGFLRNMDMYLNYLWSDFGLAGVKICVLVLLGFFVISAMYQARINKILSLILALAVLCIGICLSYGTYLVLEQPLTRPRAFIGIGVFVAALSVYVVSAWRGWAYKQKDQSRTNSTRYISRPLPQRAFYILSAVIVGFCSWSLVVFANSYGNALSQQNEYQKFRLTVLLNDLVNATPRYANAENYLYRIKGWVTASPALENASKHYPIMKRLVTITDTKYWVRTAMKHYGWGEVPEEQLKTMPVTEDFNALKEDPRCDPATAGKRLKLIDNIYHRIEVYPKCTLIEFKGKERYIHTFDKEVAKDFQERLNLESEDSMQDSSL, encoded by the coding sequence ATGAATATCTTGTCCCGCTCATTTAGGGAATTTAAAGTCGCCTCTTGGGCATTTTTCCACACGCAAGGTTTTTGGAAATATTTTCTCGTTGCCTTTAGCCTTTATGGTTTGGGGATTTTGAGTCTTATCCGCGCAGATGTGTATTATATCGATGATTTGAACCGCGCAATCATCGGTTATAAAGAATGGGAGAATTTCTCACGCTATATTAGCTGGTTTCTTTCTACCTTTATGCATATGGATTCTGTGCTCTCTGATGTCTCACCGCTTACACAGCTTGTGGCGATTGCGTTTTTGAGCTTTGCTAGTCTTATTTTGGTGTGGAGTGTGCGGGAAGTCATTTGGAAAAATGAAGATTCTAATTGGGAATCTAGTGAGATTCCATACAAAAAGCGCCTAACTACGCTTGGCATTATCGCTTCCATTCCGCTTGGGCTTTCGCCTTATTTTTTAGAGGAGCTTTCTTTCAAATACGACTCGCCTTATATGGCGTTAAGTGTGCTTTTTAGCGTGATTCCATTTGTGTTTATTCACCATATTCGCGCGTATATCCCTGTTTCTATTCTTTGCTTGCTTGGTATGTGTATGACCTATCAAGCAAGTAGCGGGATTGAAGTGATTTTGGTGCTATTTTTTGCATTTTTGATGTTTAACCAAACAAATGCCGGTGTGAAAAAAGCTTTTGCTTTCATAGGTGTTTCTGCGCTTAACTATATCATCGCACTTGGCATTTTTAAGTTTTTCATTATGCACGAAAACTCACACGATCAAGCGAGCACTGCGATGCTAAAGGGAAGTGATTTGCTTAGTGGCTTTTTGCGAAATATGGATATGTATCTCAATTATCTTTGGAGCGACTTTGGCTTGGCAGGGGTGAAAATCTGCGTGTTGGTGCTACTTGGATTTTTTGTCATTTCTGCGATGTATCAAGCACGGATAAATAAGATTCTTTCCCTCATTTTAGCGCTTGCAGTGCTTTGTATTGGAATCTGCCTAAGTTATGGCACTTATCTCGTGCTAGAGCAGCCACTCACGCGCCCGCGCGCATTTATTGGTATTGGCGTATTTGTAGCAGCTCTTAGCGTGTATGTGGTGAGTGCGTGGCGTGGCTGGGCATATAAGCAAAAAGACCAGTCTCGCACCAACTCCACGCGTTATATTTCCCGCCCATTGCCACAAAGGGCGTTTTATATTTTAAGCGCGGTGATTGTTGGCTTTTGCTCTTGGTCGCTTGTGGTGTTTGCAAACTCTTATGGCAACGCACTTTCACAACAAAACGAATACCAAAAATTCCGCCTAACAGTGCTTTTAAATGATTTGGTAAATGCCACGCCGCGCTATGCTAATGCGGAAAACTATCTTTACAGAATCAAAGGTTGGGTGACAGCTTCACCTGCGCTAGAAAATGCCTCAAAACACTATCCGATAATGAAGCGCCTTGTGACGATTACGGATACAAAATATTGGGTGCGCACGGCGATGAAGCACTATGGTTGGGGTGAAGTGCCTGAAGAGCAACTTAAAACAATGCCGGTGACAGAGGATTTTAACGCACTCAAAGAAGATCCGCGTTGCGATCCTGCTACTGCGGGCAAACGACTGAAACTCATCGATAATATTTATCACAGAATCGAGGTGTATCCGAAATGCACATTGATTGAGTTTAAGGGCAAGGAGCGCTATATCCACACATTTGATAAGGAAGTGGCAAAGGATTTTCAAGAACGTTTGAATTTGGAGAGTGAAGATTCTATGCAAGATTCTTCCTTGTAA